From Microbacterium pseudoresistens, the proteins below share one genomic window:
- a CDS encoding class I fructose-bisphosphate aldolase — MDSRTGKKIRLGRVLDAATKRGVVVAASHGVMSGPPAGLRTKAEIANVFAQLDEADGVMVSPGMVRHTEDFFAGRNRPGFVLHLDWKNHGRRIYTPGQDGRSEGVLAQLASLEEVAASGIDAVMTYMYLGQRDSTLERAEVERNARIVRDAERLGLAVIIEPRSALEAEGDGAVSPEVLSLYCRISADIGADIVKVIWNGSVERFAPVVETCYAPILVAGGPGGESPEETYQLAADSIEAGAAGVMFGRRVFRAEDPARVLRGLRQVVHHDVAPAQVSG, encoded by the coding sequence ATGGATTCCCGCACTGGTAAGAAGATCCGCCTCGGCCGCGTACTGGATGCCGCGACCAAACGAGGCGTGGTGGTCGCCGCGTCGCATGGAGTCATGAGCGGGCCTCCGGCCGGCCTGAGGACGAAGGCGGAGATCGCCAACGTCTTCGCCCAGCTCGATGAAGCTGACGGCGTCATGGTTTCACCAGGGATGGTCCGCCACACGGAGGACTTCTTCGCAGGACGCAACCGCCCCGGTTTCGTGCTCCACTTGGATTGGAAGAACCACGGCCGCCGTATCTACACACCCGGTCAGGACGGACGCAGCGAGGGCGTGCTCGCGCAGCTCGCCTCTCTCGAAGAGGTCGCCGCCTCGGGTATCGATGCGGTCATGACCTACATGTACCTCGGTCAGCGCGACAGCACCCTCGAGCGGGCAGAGGTCGAGCGGAACGCCCGCATCGTGCGAGACGCCGAGCGCCTCGGCCTGGCTGTCATCATCGAGCCGCGTTCTGCACTGGAAGCAGAAGGGGACGGTGCAGTCTCCCCGGAGGTGCTCAGCCTGTACTGTCGGATCTCCGCTGACATCGGCGCAGACATCGTCAAAGTCATCTGGAACGGATCCGTGGAGCGCTTCGCCCCGGTTGTCGAGACCTGCTATGCGCCGATCCTCGTCGCGGGTGGGCCCGGCGGCGAGTCGCCGGAGGAGACCTACCAGCTGGCCGCCGACTCCATCGAAGCGGGCGCAGCGGGTGTTATGTTCGGCCGTCGCGTTTTTCGTGCTGAAGACCCCGCACGGGTGCTGCGAGGTCTGCGTCAGGTCGTCCATCACGATGTCGCCCCGGCGCAGGTTTCGGGCTGA
- a CDS encoding ABC transporter substrate-binding protein, with protein MKKTRKVTAALAATALLASLTGCASSGSAPDESGEGGSYSIALIPGVANDAYYGSVACGVQAVADKNGATVDVQAPNSFSPTDQIPILQSVIATRPDAIIIAPTDSKALYAPLREAVDAGIKVILVDTTLDDPSIAESQVSSDNEEAGKVAADTLAEALGGESGSVLTVNLTAGVTTTDAREEGFADAVSAIDGIDYLGQQYSNNSVQTAESIVSAAIAANPDLVGIFSTAAFNTEGAVAALKSAAVQDKVKVVGFNANPPGIDQIRNGDVFAQVVLKPYDEGVQAAEQAFNALNGDKVEEVITTGAVVATADNLDDPEIQKYLYSFDCPAS; from the coding sequence ATGAAGAAGACCCGCAAGGTCACCGCAGCCCTTGCTGCGACTGCGCTCCTGGCGTCACTGACAGGATGCGCGAGCAGCGGCTCCGCCCCGGACGAAAGCGGTGAGGGCGGCTCCTATAGCATCGCCCTCATTCCCGGCGTAGCGAACGATGCCTACTACGGCTCTGTCGCGTGCGGCGTCCAGGCCGTCGCGGACAAGAACGGCGCCACGGTCGATGTCCAGGCACCCAACAGCTTCAGCCCGACGGACCAGATCCCGATCCTCCAGTCCGTCATCGCCACCCGCCCGGACGCCATCATCATCGCGCCCACCGACAGCAAGGCCCTGTACGCCCCGCTGCGCGAGGCAGTCGACGCCGGTATCAAGGTCATCCTCGTCGATACCACCCTTGATGACCCATCCATCGCCGAGTCACAGGTGTCTTCGGACAACGAGGAGGCGGGGAAGGTCGCGGCAGACACTCTCGCCGAAGCTCTCGGCGGCGAGTCCGGTTCGGTTCTCACCGTGAACCTGACTGCCGGGGTCACGACCACCGACGCCCGAGAAGAGGGCTTCGCCGACGCGGTCAGCGCGATCGACGGCATCGACTACCTCGGTCAGCAGTATTCGAACAACAGCGTGCAGACCGCGGAATCCATCGTGTCAGCGGCCATTGCCGCCAACCCGGACCTGGTCGGCATCTTCAGCACCGCAGCCTTCAACACCGAGGGGGCCGTCGCCGCGCTGAAGTCCGCCGCGGTGCAGGACAAGGTGAAGGTCGTCGGGTTCAATGCCAACCCTCCCGGGATCGACCAGATCCGCAACGGCGACGTGTTCGCTCAAGTGGTCTTGAAGCCGTACGACGAAGGAGTACAGGCTGCCGAGCAGGCTTTCAACGCGCTCAACGGCGACAAGGTCGAGGAGGTCATCACCACCGGAGCGGTCGTCGCCACAGCCGACAACCTCGATGACCCTGAGATCCAGAAGTATCTGTACAGCTTCGACTGCCCGGCGAGCTGA
- a CDS encoding ABC transporter permease yields the protein MSIGETTKTETTHAPSRRFALPRVLGSATDITLVLVLIVAVFATLNFRSFFTAQNFTQILINAALLLVMAVGATFVLITGGVDLSVGSVLVFSGVIAAKVMEWFGSAGWGASIAGIVAALIAGIAWGCVNGLVITKLRVPPLITTLGSYGAAQGLAQIITNGNDLKNVPMELVDSVGFGRVIGIPILVIIAVAVALIGGLVLWATRFGRHTYAVGSNAEAARRAGVNVDRHLLKVYAIAGMLAGVAGILSYAKFGTTTLAGHATDNLNVIAAVVIGGTSLFGGIGTMIGTVVGTLIPATLANGLVIVGLNSFWRDFAVGVVLVAAVYLDQLRRRSRSPRR from the coding sequence ATGAGCATCGGTGAAACCACCAAGACCGAGACGACCCACGCACCCAGCCGCAGGTTTGCCCTCCCACGTGTCCTCGGCAGCGCCACGGACATCACCCTCGTCCTGGTCCTCATCGTCGCCGTCTTCGCCACACTGAACTTCCGGTCGTTCTTCACCGCGCAGAACTTCACGCAGATCCTCATCAACGCCGCCCTGCTGCTGGTCATGGCTGTCGGCGCGACGTTCGTGTTGATCACTGGTGGCGTTGACCTCTCAGTCGGTTCCGTTCTCGTCTTCTCCGGGGTCATCGCCGCCAAAGTGATGGAGTGGTTCGGCAGCGCCGGATGGGGCGCGAGCATCGCGGGCATCGTCGCAGCGCTCATCGCCGGTATCGCCTGGGGCTGCGTCAACGGACTCGTGATCACGAAGCTCCGCGTCCCACCACTGATCACAACACTCGGTTCCTATGGCGCTGCCCAAGGCCTGGCGCAGATCATCACCAACGGCAACGACCTGAAGAACGTCCCGATGGAACTCGTCGACTCCGTCGGGTTCGGTCGGGTGATCGGCATCCCGATCCTCGTCATCATCGCTGTCGCCGTTGCTCTCATCGGCGGCCTCGTCCTCTGGGCCACCCGCTTCGGACGTCACACCTATGCCGTCGGCTCGAATGCAGAGGCCGCCCGTCGTGCCGGAGTCAACGTCGACCGCCACCTCCTCAAGGTCTACGCGATCGCCGGGATGCTCGCAGGTGTCGCGGGAATCCTCAGCTACGCGAAGTTTGGAACCACCACGCTCGCCGGCCACGCGACTGACAACCTCAACGTCATCGCAGCCGTCGTCATCGGCGGCACCTCCCTCTTCGGCGGTATCGGAACGATGATCGGCACCGTCGTCGGAACCCTCATCCCCGCGACGCTCGCCAACGGTCTTGTCATCGTCGGGCTGAACAGCTTCTGGCGCGATTTCGCCGTCGGAGTCGTCCTCGTCGCCGCGGTGTATCTCGACCAGCTTCGCCGACGATCCCGTTCACCGCGCCGTTAG